The Chryseobacterium sp. G0186 genome includes the window TGTAAATCGGTTAAAGGAAGTTATTGTACCAAAAAAACCACCGTCATGGGCTATTAATTGATGCCCGTGATTGTAAAAAGGATTGATGATAAAGCCATATCCCCAATTTTCAGTACTATACGGCTTAAACATTAGTTTTTTCATCTGTGCCGAAAGAATATCTGTTCCATATAAAGCATTATCCCATAAGGCCAGATCCTCAACAGTAGAATAAACGCCATCATGCCCCAGATTAATTTCCCAGTTGATATAAGGATTGTGGACAAGCCCGTTTTCTGTGTGATGGTAAGCCTTCGCCTTTTTTGAAACTATAGACTCATTATTACTGACGCCTGTATTCTTCATCCCTGCTTTCTCAAATATATTCTTCTTTAAGAAAACCGCATACTTCTCCCCTGACACTTTTTCAATGATCTTAGCCAATAAATAATAGCCAATATTACTGTATTCACTTTTGGTTCCGGGAGAGAATTCGTAAGGCATCTTCTTTATTTCGGCATAGGCAGAGTCTTTATCCATAGAGCTTAAGGCTATTTCTTTAAACCCCATAGCCAGCCCTGAGGTATGTGATAACAACATATGGATCGTAACACTGTCGGCTTTTGGGTAATCCGGCAGAAATTTACTCAGCTTATCATCAAGAGACAGCTTCCCTCTTTCAATCAATAGAAGGATAGCTGTAGCGGTAAATTGTTTTGTTACTGAGGCCAGTTGAAATTTAGTATCTATGGTATTTTTAATATTCCATTCGTAATCTGCCAAACCATATGCCCTTTTAAGTAAAACATGGCCGTCTTTCGTCACAAGGACAGTGCCGCTAAAATTATTTATTTCAACCTGAGCCTGCATATATTTCGCAAGATGAGCCGACACATTTTTCTGTCCAAAAATAAGAGTTGAAAATAACAGTAGTATTAGAATGGGTTTCATAAACTATTCAATGATATTATTAGACTGCAATGTTACTACTTAATAAGCCGACATCATTGTATTTTTGTAAACCCCATTAAATAAACATCCATTTTATAAGATCTTTTTCAAGGGTTGTTATTTTTGAAAAAAAAACTTTTGGTGTAAAACCTGTTAATTTTTTAAAATCCCTGATCATGTGTGACTGGTCAAAATAGTCTACGCTATAAGACAATCCTACTCTATTTTTCTCATCAAGCTGGCTTTGAATAGCTGCCCTGAATCTGATGATTTTTTTGAACTGCGAGGGTGTTTTACAAATATGCTGATCAAAATGCTTGTTTATTGTTGTTCGTGACCGACCCGTTGTTTCAGACAACTTCGTTATAGATTGGTTGATGTTATCGGTATGTAACATTTCGGTAAGAACCTCCGTTAACAAAGCATTCTCAAACGGATGAAATTTTGAAAGCCAATACAATTCTATGGCTCTGATTTTTTCGTTCGGGTCTTTTATGGAAAGAATGGTCGCCATAGTTCCTTTATAATCCTCATAGGGACTAAAATCAGGAAAGCTTCCCTCTGAATAATGTTTTAAATTATTCGGTATAAAAGCATTTATGCCCAATGGTTTAAAGTAAGTGGTAACTTCATTGATTATGCCTTCGTAGCTAACCAATACCGGTTCATTAAAATCGCATACCAGATTGGTTTCAATTGGATTAGACTGGCAGTATCTGGTCGTTATTTTGTTTTTGGTGACCAGGGTTTCTGTTTTCTCCCCCATTGTGACAATGGTATAGATACTCGGAAAGGTAAAATATGTCGCAGGAGATTCTTCAGAGGTCTGCTCAAGGATGTAAAAGCATTCGATATATTTTTTTAATACAGGATTTTCAGGTCTATAGATTTTTATGGTCATCCCTTTAGCTTTTAAATGTATGTGAGTGCTGTAAATTTAGCTCAATTAACATTCAGAAACAACCAAAAACAATTAATAACCCGAGAATGAAATAAACAATAAAAATTTGAAAACTTAACATGCAAAACTGCAAAAAGTTTGCCCTGTTAAACAGGAAAGGTTTTATTAGAATATTATTCATTCTAACCTATCTTTTTAATTAAGCTTCTGGCAAAACTTCTCCTATAATCCGTCTGATGTCTTTCCATTTTTATTAATAATTTCACATTCAAAAATAAATATTATTTTTAATTATTATTAATATACCACTTTCAACAATACTACAACAAACAAATCGCTTGAAATATTAGTACATTTGTAAGCCATCATTTCAAACAAATTACCATTGAACTCAAATCGAATGAAACTTTCCCAGTTTATTTTATTCATCGTTGTCTTCCATCTGTTTACTTTAGGAAAAAGCCAGAAAGTATCCGAAGAACAACTCAAAAAAGAATTGCATCAGACACAAGATAAGATAGGCAATACAGGTATTGTAAACAGTACCATACAGCAACTGGAAAAAAGTTACAGAACAGCAAAGGAAAATAAATACAATGTTGCTTTTCTCATTGGTGCCGAACTGATGCGAACCTATTCAACATTGGATAATGCAGAGAAAGTGATTGAAATTTCAACAGACTTGGAAAACTACATCAATGAAGATTCGTCACCACAGGAAATATCCAATATGTACAAGATGAAAGCAGGATCATTGGGTGATTTGGGATTCCTGGAAGATTCTCATAAAGCCTACCAGGCTTCCAAAAAATATCTAAAAAAAATCAAGGATAATGATGTACGTCATTATTACGGTAGTTTATTTTATTCTAACTATTCCGGTTATTTTGATCAGAGCAAAAAACAACCGGACTCTGTACGTTTATATCTTATAAAAGGACTGAGCGAGGCAGAAAAAATATCCGAGAAACATTCCAAGATATCATCAAAACAGAAATATGATTTGATTGTTTCCATACAGGCTAACCTGGCCTTGTATTATTTATGGATCATTCAGCCCACCGATCCAAAGACAGCAGAATCCTATCTTTTAAAATCATTGATGATTGCAGAAAACAGGGAAATAAGTTCACTCAATGAAATGAACCTATACAGAACTGCAGGTGATTTTTACTTTGACCAGAAAGATAATGAAAAGGCTATACATTATGCTCAGAAAGGCTTACAACTGGAACAAAAAATCTCATCCCCTTCCAGTCGGGAAATCTTCTACGAAATATTGACGGAGGCATATCTGGCAAAAAATAATATTCTGGAAGGAAAAAAATACAGTCAGCTTCTTACAGAGCTCAAGGACAGTATAAAAACTGCAGAAAAGCATTCGGTAAATAAAGTTACCAAAGCGATAAAAAAAGAAAAAGATAATGAAAAAAACAGTACTCTTAAAAACTATTTATATATTTTCTTTATCATAATAATACTGGGATGTGGTGGTATTTGGTACTATTGGAAAAACAGAAATAAAGTCTTGCAACAGAGATTTCAGGAACTTATTACCAAAATAAAGCATGAGTCAGAAACTCGGAATGATGAAATGGAGAAAGATGAAGAAAAAGCAATAAAGGCTCCGAAAACCATTGCCGAGGAAACAGTTAATCAACTCTTGAGTAAGATATCCAAATTTGAAAAAACAGAAAAATACCTGAAAAGTGATATTACAATAGCGGGTATGGCAAGTAATTTTGGAACTAATACAAAATATCTTTCAGAAGTCATAAAATCCAGTAAGGATAAGAACTTCAACCATTACATCAATAGCCTTAGAATTGAATACATTACCAGGAAACTGTATGAGGATGCAGTATACAGAAAGTATAAAATCGTTTCTTTGGCAGAACTATGTGGGTATGCCAACCCTAGAGTTTTTCAGACTGCATTTAAAAATGAAACCGGCCTAACTCCCTCAGATTTCATTAACAATCTAAAAAAGGAGACCGAACCGGAAATGCCGTAATACAAAACAACTTGAAAAACTGATTGCTCTTTTATCAAAGATTGATATTTACACAAAAGACAATGAAGTAACTGTTATACAGTAGATTTCATATCTCTTATTTCAAAAAATCATAAGAAAAGAACATTAAGATCTTTTGAAGAACGGTTTTACACCTAGTCCGTAGGAGTATAAAATCTTATAAATTCATATTTCTCAGTCATCATTCTTTTTACTTGGGATAATCATTTCCAATCCGGAAACCTCTTTCCTATTGTTCAATGTAAAGATAAAAACTCCAATCAAGGTTCATTAGCTTTGGGAACTTTTTTATGAATTCGAGTGTTATTATTTATCATTTACGCAAGTTTAATGACACCTATATCCTGAAAAATTAAATACCTATTTGGGATTTTTTAAAATTTCAAAAAACGCCCCACCATTTCCCAATCAATTGATTTTCAGTACGTGAAATTTGTAAAATAAATCAAACAGTACATGAAACTTTCCGAATTCTTCCTTCATTAGGCTTGTATAGCCATTGTGGCAACCATAATATTGCACCAAAATGACAACCGATTCTGAAAATAACATGATGAACCAACTCTTCTCTCTGCATTTATTTGGAGGGAGGAGATTTTTCCTGTTCATCCTTTTGCTAGTCAACTTTCAGATCGTACAGGGCATTTCCAGGCACAGTGAAGCCCCCTCATCAGATAGTTCTCCCTCATCAAGTACACTATTTATCTCAGAGGGGACCATCGTTTCAGGGGCGGAACGAATATATATTTCCCATCCAAAAAAGGAAAAAATAAAGAAAGCTTCCAAAAGAAAAAATGTATTTATATCCAGCAAAAGAAAGCAAAAGAAAGAGGAAAACCTTTCTCAGTCCCTTAAAAACAATAATAAAACTGTACTAATTTTCAGTAGAGATACACAATCAGAAAAAGCTTTACTGTCTGCTTCTAACAATAACAAGCAAATTGTAAGCCCCCACATGATGAAATTCATTCTGCTGAGATCTGAAAGTCAATCATCTGTTTTGCTCTGTTTACTGGATATTTATCTGAAAAAAATCCATAAAAGTGACTGGTTTTCTAATCTGAGGTTTTTCCAGAACTTCAACCGACCTCCCCCATTCTTACATAGGGCTATTATCGCTTAGTCAATCATCAGATAACTTCTATTCAATAAAAATTCCGAAATAATTCATCCTTATTCGCCGGTTTATCCGAGACGAACAGGCAATTTATTGTATTGACTCAAACAAAAAAGGATGAAAAAATATCATCATAAATAAGAACCCAGAACCTTATCAGGCTTTATGATCGCTGTTATAATTCTTGCCAACAGCCCTCTGGAAATCAGCAAGCATCGATACTAAGGCTTAATGTAAGCCAAGAATAAAAAACATTCCATTCATCTAAACCTATTTAAAAATCATGAAAAAACAACTTCTGCCCGTAGCAATTTTACTTGCTGTAACGGGTACTGTAAAATCTCAGGTTGCCATAGGAAAACCGACCGTCACCAATGCTTCGGTATCCTTGGAATTTGCAGATACAGAGAATCGGGGACTTGTTCTTCCCTATATAGAAACAAAGACAGGAATTACCGAAAACGGTACCATCATTTATGATACTGCCGATCACAAAGTAAAATACCTGAAAGATACCGGTATGTGGACTGATTTAAGTGTTGATAACACCGGAACAGCCAATATTTTGATTCAGACCAGCAAAATTGAATCCATGACTGCAAAATCGGTCATTGGATCAACAGCAACTATAGACACCACCCCCGGAATATTGATTTTATCTGATACCAACAAGGCAATGATATTACCCAAAGTGGCCAGTCCTCACCTCAACATCATCGACCCTGCTCCCGGAATGATGGCTTATGATACCGTTAAACAACAGCTTGCGGTGTACAACGGCAAAGTCTGGACTTTCTGGAAACCTTAAATGAATAAAAAATGGAGAAAATACATTTTTATGAGCCGCTATTCTTTATAAGCATGGCTGCTTCCATTCAAGTTGGTATAAACCCAGATAAAGAGGCGAAAAACACATAATGTCTGAAACCGACCAAAAATTTATTTAACAATGAAAAAACAAATTATCTTTTCATTCCTATTACTCTTTCTGGGTAATATGATGATTTACGCACAGTGTAGCGTGAACGCAGGGGGTAACCAGACCATCTGCGGCACTGCCTACACCCTGCAGGGAACTTCATCGGGAAGTACAAGTGGTACACCTGTGTGGACACTTGTATCCAAACCTTCCGGTGCACCCGATCCCGTAATCAGTAATGTGAATTCTCTGACTCCTAACGTTACGGGAATGACAGTTCCGGGGAATTATGTATTTCAGATTACACAGAGCTGTAGTCCGTCCGGCTCAGCAACTTCTCAGGTAACGATTACTGCACCCGGAGATGTATCTGCTTTTAGTGCAGGTACTGATATTACCAATGTACCGGCTACAACAGGTACAGTAACTCTTAATGGTGTTGTACCTGCCGGGTATACAGCATCATGGAGTGCCTATAATATATACAAATGGCAAAGAAGCAGTACAAAAACTGACCAAAATTCTCAGTTCAGTTCTACCACATCTGCAGTAACCACTTTTAGCCTTATCAAAAAAGCAGATCATGATATTGACCCTGCTTATCTGGTAACCCTGAGAATAACATCCATTAACAACCCCAACTGTTGGTATGAAAAATCAATCACGGTAAGGTTTATCCCCAACCCTCAAATACAGTTTAAGTCCGCTTCGGGATGTATAAGAGCAGGAGATAATAATTTCGTTACTTTTCAGAGCAACTCACCTGTATTTTCTCAAGGATATTCCACTACACCAGGAGCTTCAGGAAATTTTGGTACCACAGTGGTGATGAATGTAATTACCAAGCCTGCTGGCTCTACTATCACGTATAAGCATATTTATGATGATAGAATGATTTTTAATGTGGACCTTATAGGAATATATACATTTACTTTAAGCATTACCAATGCTGCAGGAAGCTATACTACCCCTCCAATTACCTATACTTTTAATGGTATACAGCCTAATCAGGTAAGTTTTCTTGATCCGGCACATCCTGAACAAATGGCTTCTTTCTCTTATGGAGGAACCGGAGGAGCTGTATACTGTAATAAGGCAGGAACAACGGCACCTATTGATTTTTACTTTAAGATAGATCCGGCAGATCCGCCAACTACGACTACAACCATTAGTAACTCTGCGATTGTTCCTCCGGGAGGAAGCCCTACTTTCATACTCAACGGAGCCGGAACCATGAATAGAAGTGTTACCTTAACACCACCCGCCGGGGGATGGCAAGTAGGGACTTACAAAATTAATTTACAGGTAGGAAATGGTACCTGTTCTGCTTCTCAGGATTACTTCATTCATATATCAGATGGCAATCGTCAGACTGTTTCGGTACCTGCTACTACTATCTGTTACCCGGGATCTGGTATTGTAACAGCAACCATTCCATTACCTGCAGTATATAAGGGTGTTGTAAACAGTAGTTATTTTCAAACATTTTTTGGGAGATATGATATTACACTGGTTTCAAAACCTGCCGGTTCTTCAAATCCCACCTATGAGCCTACTAATTCAAGAACGATTACCAATACGTCTACAACAATAGGTAATCTTGACAAACAGGGAGAATATGTTTTTAAAATAAAGGCAGTAATTGATGCCGGAGGAGTAGATCCCAGATTTTTAGATAAAGAATATGCCTGCTCCGGAGCTCCTATAGAAAGTACATTTTCTGTATTTGTATCTGCACAGGTAGGAGCCAATGCAGGATCT containing:
- a CDS encoding serine hydrolase — translated: MKPILILLLFSTLIFGQKNVSAHLAKYMQAQVEINNFSGTVLVTKDGHVLLKRAYGLADYEWNIKNTIDTKFQLASVTKQFTATAILLLIERGKLSLDDKLSKFLPDYPKADSVTIHMLLSHTSGLAMGFKEIALSSMDKDSAYAEIKKMPYEFSPGTKSEYSNIGYYLLAKIIEKVSGEKYAVFLKKNIFEKAGMKNTGVSNNESIVSKKAKAYHHTENGLVHNPYINWEINLGHDGVYSTVEDLALWDNALYGTDILSAQMKKLMFKPYSTENWGYGFIINPFYNHGHQLIAHDGGFFGTITSFNRFTDDKLFVTVLSNNESFSHIIAYGLSAIALGKEVELPYKHSRIEIDKSLYDQYVGTYDKINILKVNGKLYFNSVEMELIPESATKFFRADNNDRTIEFIPDSTGLYHSIILTKGGVKEVVRKNK
- a CDS encoding helix-turn-helix domain-containing protein, producing the protein MKLSQFILFIVVFHLFTLGKSQKVSEEQLKKELHQTQDKIGNTGIVNSTIQQLEKSYRTAKENKYNVAFLIGAELMRTYSTLDNAEKVIEISTDLENYINEDSSPQEISNMYKMKAGSLGDLGFLEDSHKAYQASKKYLKKIKDNDVRHYYGSLFYSNYSGYFDQSKKQPDSVRLYLIKGLSEAEKISEKHSKISSKQKYDLIVSIQANLALYYLWIIQPTDPKTAESYLLKSLMIAENREISSLNEMNLYRTAGDFYFDQKDNEKAIHYAQKGLQLEQKISSPSSREIFYEILTEAYLAKNNILEGKKYSQLLTELKDSIKTAEKHSVNKVTKAIKKEKDNEKNSTLKNYLYIFFIIIILGCGGIWYYWKNRNKVLQQRFQELITKIKHESETRNDEMEKDEEKAIKAPKTIAEETVNQLLSKISKFEKTEKYLKSDITIAGMASNFGTNTKYLSEVIKSSKDKNFNHYINSLRIEYITRKLYEDAVYRKYKIVSLAELCGYANPRVFQTAFKNETGLTPSDFINNLKKETEPEMP
- a CDS encoding helix-turn-helix domain-containing protein gives rise to the protein MTIKIYRPENPVLKKYIECFYILEQTSEESPATYFTFPSIYTIVTMGEKTETLVTKNKITTRYCQSNPIETNLVCDFNEPVLVSYEGIINEVTTYFKPLGINAFIPNNLKHYSEGSFPDFSPYEDYKGTMATILSIKDPNEKIRAIELYWLSKFHPFENALLTEVLTEMLHTDNINQSITKLSETTGRSRTTINKHFDQHICKTPSQFKKIIRFRAAIQSQLDEKNRVGLSYSVDYFDQSHMIRDFKKLTGFTPKVFFSKITTLEKDLIKWMFI